One Micromonospora craniellae genomic region harbors:
- a CDS encoding DUF308 domain-containing protein: MSAGGARRGRRDNGLDASEYAIAGDVDPRVGEHLLDVLAAGGIAAYLQPSADLNPVTRTTTVPARPVDRLYVDRSHLSTARDYLSQLADESGTPARADEEPDIDAEWERIVAGFHRSPGSGDHPWPAAENVDDQPDGGGTMTAPRPTPEEPSGPTATDVRRLPYAADVSGISVGRGPRDGDGPSLLEGLDTFGADLPDHPDDDERYVPPPPPPLPRVSKYAVAGVLAVMLGFVLFLFPDLLPADPSIVTLLGFTSILAGFVTLVWRLRPGDAEDRGPDDGAVV, encoded by the coding sequence GTGTCAGCGGGTGGGGCCCGCCGGGGACGGCGGGACAACGGGCTCGACGCCAGCGAGTACGCCATCGCCGGCGACGTCGACCCGCGCGTCGGCGAGCACCTGCTCGACGTGCTGGCCGCCGGCGGTATCGCCGCCTATCTGCAACCCTCGGCCGACCTGAACCCGGTCACCCGCACCACCACGGTCCCGGCCCGGCCGGTCGACCGGCTCTACGTGGACCGCTCTCATCTGAGCACCGCTCGGGACTACCTCAGCCAGCTCGCCGACGAGTCCGGCACCCCCGCCCGGGCCGACGAGGAACCGGACATCGACGCCGAGTGGGAACGGATCGTCGCCGGTTTCCACCGCTCGCCGGGCAGCGGGGACCACCCGTGGCCCGCCGCGGAGAACGTGGACGACCAGCCCGACGGCGGCGGCACGATGACCGCACCCCGGCCGACGCCCGAGGAGCCGTCCGGCCCGACCGCCACCGACGTGCGCCGGCTGCCCTACGCGGCCGACGTCTCCGGCATCTCGGTGGGGCGGGGCCCTCGTGACGGCGACGGCCCGTCGCTGCTGGAGGGCCTGGACACCTTCGGCGCCGACCTGCCCGACCACCCCGACGACGACGAACGCTACGTCCCGCCGCCGCCCCCGCCCCTGCCCCGGGTGTCGAAGTACGCCGTGGCGGGCGTCCTCGCCGTGATGCTCGGCTTCGTGCTGTTCCTCTTCCCGGACCTGCTCCCCGCCGACCCGAGCATCGTGACGCTGCTCGGCTTCACCAGCATCCTGGCCGGATTCGTCACGCTGGTCTGGCGGCTGCGCCCCGGTGACGCCGAGGACCGCGGTCCGGACGACGGCGCGGTCGTCTGA
- a CDS encoding lysophospholipid acyltransferase family protein: protein MLYWLLKYVFLGPLLRVIFRPQVEGLHHVPATGPVILASNHLSFSDSIFTPLIVPRKVTFVAKAEYFTGKGVKGWLTKMFFVGTGTIPVDRSGGQAARAALDTQLTVLRAGGIAGIYPEGTRSPDGRLYRGKTGVARLALESGAPVVPVVMLNLDEIQPPGTIIPKLARVRIRFGPPLDFSRYAGLSGGRFVERAVTDEIMYELMELSGREYVDVYAQKLKTPPTPAASVAA from the coding sequence GTGCTGTACTGGCTCTTGAAGTACGTGTTCCTCGGCCCGCTGCTGAGAGTCATCTTCCGGCCGCAGGTGGAGGGCCTGCACCACGTACCGGCGACCGGCCCGGTGATCCTGGCCAGCAACCATCTCTCCTTCTCGGACTCGATCTTCACCCCGCTGATCGTGCCGCGGAAGGTCACCTTCGTGGCCAAGGCGGAGTACTTCACCGGCAAGGGCGTCAAGGGCTGGTTGACGAAGATGTTCTTCGTCGGCACCGGCACCATCCCGGTGGACCGCTCCGGCGGCCAGGCCGCCCGCGCCGCGCTGGACACCCAGCTCACGGTGCTGCGTGCCGGTGGCATCGCGGGCATCTACCCGGAGGGCACCCGGTCACCCGACGGGCGGCTCTATCGGGGCAAGACCGGTGTGGCCCGGCTGGCGCTGGAGAGCGGCGCGCCGGTGGTGCCGGTGGTGATGCTCAACCTGGACGAGATCCAGCCGCCGGGCACGATCATCCCGAAGCTCGCGCGGGTGCGGATCCGCTTCGGCCCGCCGCTGGACTTCTCCCGGTACGCAGGCCTGTCCGGTGGCCGGTTCGTCGAGCGCGCCGTCACCGACGAGATCATGTACGAGCTGATGGAGCTCTCCGGCCGCGAGTACGTCGACGTGTACGCGCAGAAGCTCAAGACCCCACCCACCCCGGCGGCGTCGGTCGCGGCCTGA